Genomic window (Cololabis saira isolate AMF1-May2022 chromosome 10, fColSai1.1, whole genome shotgun sequence):
GCTTCGTCTGCACCGTGTTCTTCATTCAGAGCTGGCGTCGTCTGGAGTCTTTTCAGGGGTCTTTTCAGGGGTCTTTTCAGGGGTCTTTTCAGGTGTCTTTTCAGACGTCTCCTGGGCTAGCAAGCTGGCGGTGAGCTGTGGAGAAATGGGAGGGGGAAGTAGGACATCTCAAAAGTTTCTAAAAAGTGCAACAATAATCAAAGCAAATGGGCAGGGCCTTCTGTGAACCCCAACGGTTTAAAATCATAAATATGCTGTACGAGAAAGTAGGTTCTTTATGTGAAAGTATTTATTAGGTACCTTGCTAGTACTGAGTCGGCCTCCTGTTTGCCAACAGAACGGTTTTATTTCTTTGTGGCATTTATCCAACAAGGGGCTGGAAATATTCCCTAGAGATTTAGGTCCATCTTGTCATTATAGCATCACGTAGTTGCTGCAGATGTGTCAGCTTTACGTCCAAGATGTGCACCACATCTCAAATATGCTCTATTGGAATCAGCGCTGGCGAGGGAGCTCACGGGAAATGATTTGATCTTTGTGACAAGGTgcattatcctgctggaagtagctcTCAGAGGATCGTAGAGGAACAGCAGCAACActcaaacaggttttttcttgctttaacatatataaagtggtctctacggtggccgagagccgccattgctgaaaataaaagaaaccctgctgcaaataaaagaaacgcttagcaaataaaataaatgctgcaaataaaatagccaaaacggaagtgaattaccggggactatttttgctgatgcaccggtgttttttatgtgagaggagaagaaaaagacgaagaggacgtaagtgaaaaggaagaaatatgaagagcgaggaataagaagaacaacgaacgagaaaaccctaaccctaacgtgaaaaagttagtgttcaacgttgctacgtgtaatttttaatgtgcaacaccggtgcatcagcaaaaatagtccccggtaattcacttccgttgtggcttttttatttgcgtcgttttttttaattttatttgctgcggggtttcttttatttgcagcggggtttatttctattttcagcgtttattttatttgcagcggcgtttctttttgtttgcagcgtttattttatttgctaagcgtttattttatttgcagcgtttattttatttgctaagcgtttattttatttgcagcggcgtttgtttctgtttgcagcgttacttttattttcagcaatggcgggtctcggccccCGTAGGccctcccctcagcctgccaactcagagaaggaggaaagcaaccaaattctgcagtgtctgtacagccgcctggatgatccgtccaatgtgatgtggatctacgagccgctCAGATTCTGCTGCCGTCGTTACATAACGACGGGAGTGATTTCCATAGTTtgtcctccgatgcgtgaaaccacgcccacaactaactccaccggccggagcttccgccattttttcatagcggtgtatcgcgtcattcaggcagccaatcagcacagagcctcattatcatagccccgcccactcagaatcctgcatagataatgaggttagagaatgagaagataaagacatggctcagaggctgaatttctaatttatttagcaaaaacaatcaaaagcttgtttttaagacattcaaggcctgtttaaaataggtattgtGGCAAGAAAAGTGTGGCAAGAAAATTTGCCCAGCCTGAACTATTGCTACAAGACAGGAAGGACCATCGGACCCTACCACCTCACCAGACCAGCAACATTTATCCATATTAGAATTGATTTGAGTGAGTCCTCATGTTAACATTAAtgacacttttccactagtacctactcagcctgactctACTCGccttttcccactaggggtctaacgtaccgagtagatacttttctgtaactattctgccgaggttctaagcggctgagtcggctgtatctgacatcatcacactacaggccaccgattggtcggggggttggagtcagacgtctgagtcaggaggaggaaatcagagaaagagactctgacggattcttgttcattttattccaccagcaacggcagcaaaagtctgtttcatgatccaactatgaggtgcagatgttcataaacctggtgctgaggagagaattaaaaagggatctagatggcgataaggaacgaccagatctaccaggagctctgtctcttcatagctgctcatggctccagctgacttttcagcagcgcagagacaaactaacaaaattaaaaagtgtctccacttgaagcttctctccctgtcattttttaacttgatatggaacacaagccacagacccagcagcacatctatcatctcctccaggttctacatctttagtgttgttgtcttcttcctttagatacacaatcaaatacgtcacagcagcttctccaacctcctacttctgatctgggtgctgaattgttatggaaaagaaaccaggctgagatgagtagagccgagtaggtactagtataaaagtgccataagtgatAGATAATGAATAAACGAGTTTGGTACAGAGAAGGAGCTGAATATATCCTTCACTTCCTGGATAAAGAACCCCCTGACGCAGTGGGGATGTTGGGAACGTGTACCTTTTCCTCCAGAGTCCTGATCTTCAGGGACTGGTAGTTGAGCTGCTCACTCTGCTCCCTGAAGGCGTTCAGCAGCTGGATGATGCTCTGCTCCCGGCTGCGGATCACCTCCTGATCGGGGACAAACAGGAATCATGGGAAGATCAATGAGGAAACCGTTTAGTATGTGGCCTACAGCGAGGCCATTGGTTGtgatcaggggcgtcaattgggtatgaaggtacggcagccgccacacctcggcttcaggggaaatgtaaatgtttgttttttaaatacatttatggaattactctgtgtctatttgtattgattattctattacttaatacatatagaataactacaaatgcaaatcagaacatgatggatttcactagttattatacactgcaaaaactcaaaatcttaacaagaatatttatcttatttctagttataatgtctcatttttagtcaaaaagaaatctcattacatttaagacaagactcaaaaacaaccattttcacctgtttcaagtagattttcacttaaaatgagtggaaaaacctgccagtggaacaagacttttttgcttgtaatgagaagataaatcttgtctcactggcagatttttctacttatttcaagtgaaaatttacttgaaacaggtgaaaatggtcaaataacaagttatttatctgacgatgaatcttgttttaattgtaatgagattttttgactaaaaatgagacattttaaaggagcttgaggcaggattgaggcaggatttatgaaaaaaatccgtatacattttaagttttctagtaataatgtcagatgaagcgttccaaacccaaaagaatgattcctctagtgtatctctcctttgccttgaacaggctgtgtgctgcaaaatgtgctgcaattcggagtacgaatttcccgcgctgtcctgtggatgtgacgtcacatgatgctgcatgcgcgttctccccgttctcccgtgccggcttcactgttggctgcagtacccccaacggccgtcgtggtgagggtggcgctagagagtctcatttcttaaaaggagcctcaagctcctttaactacaaaataagacaaatattcctggtaagattttgagtttttgcagtgagcgagactgcatttgaaaaagttccaattttcttgaccacacagataagctccatagacttctgtgatgagtatttgctggacgtgttgattgatactctagttaagttctgtgactcgtaaccttgccataccttagcttccactgaattgacgccactggttgTGATTTGGGATTTTAGTGATCTTTCAGGGGGAATCCCGGCGCAGACCTCGGGTCACTCACCCTCAGGCTGTTGATCTCAGCCACGTGCATCGTGCTCATCACACCCAGGGACAGACTGCTCAGCTTCTCCTCCAGGCCTTCCACCTTTTTCTGGAGTTGGCTCTTCCCCTGCAGAAGCTTCTCCATCTTTGAGTTGATCTCATCAGAGATGCCCCTGATCTCGTCGTTGTTGGCCTTCAGCACCACCGCCGTCTTTttcagctcctcctcctccgtcttGATTTCCGTGGCCATGGCCGACAGCTGGTAGAAGGAGCGGTCGAAGATGTTGAGTTTCCGGAAGATGTCATTTATCTGGGTCTTCGTCCTCTGCACGAACTCCCGCATGCTCTGACCCAGCTGGAGGAGGCCGTTGGCCAGGAGACGCACGTCGTCCAGGGGAGCGAAGCGGGACCGGGTCTGGGTCTCGGGAGGAGGCTCCGGGGCGCCGAGGGCAGGCACGCAGGCGGCCGCCAGGACAAACACTAGCACGCTCATTACTCTTCTCATGGCTCTCTTTTGTAGTGCTTCTCCAGCTGTGTGCCGAGTTGTCAAGGTAACAGCTTGGCGGCCCACTCGTCCCGTTTTAGCCTGAAGGAGGAAAGGCTGAGTGGAGAAGCCCGGCTTTATACCCGTATGGAGTCAGGCTGATGATTAACCTGCTAGCTTGCTAGGaccagtgtgtgtgttcagtgtgTGCTCAGCCGGGCTCGTGAAGGGTAGTTGAACTTTAGTTTTAGGAAGATGTCAGTGTTCTTTGAGACTTTCTAATGCCTCAATGTACAAAATGTAAATTGGTTTTTCAAATTTTAGAATAAATGaatatgagtttttttttaatatattttattcaaacaggttaaaacaaaaacaaaaaataatcagaatacataaaatgtatatacaaaaaaaaaacaagcaataaaaaagcaaaaagcaaaacaaagcaaattaaagctgcaagcagcgatgtacgggccctcgcgtgtgcaatttgtaccaattaaggtcaaggactcaaaactaagtccgatgacaccacccacgagtctttatgtcaaaccattcaaaagttatggccgaaaataggaactatgacatatcgaccaatcagaagaaggggcgggggtaatttgcaccaatgaaggtcaagtactcaaaaccgagtccgatgacaccacccaccactcTCTATGtcgaaccattcaaaagttatagcagaaaatagggacaaccaatcagaagaaggggctggactaattcaggccaatgaaggtcaaggactcaatactgagtccgatgacaccacccacaagtctttatgtcaaaccattcaaaagttatggcagataaaagttttctagggggggctgttgagccgttaggccacgcccattaatgcaaaccatgaaatatcaaatttatcgccaggcctgacttgcgtgcaaaatttggtgacttttggggaactatcaaatatggaccaaccagatgaaggtggggcgcggtttttggcgtctagcgtcgtcacggtaacacttttgactcagaaaagtaatgcacgtcgtcgcaggatctagactcacattttgatgtataacacacctgggtgcacgttacggttcgggccgtattaactgccgaaggaatggcataaattgcggcaaaatgtcacgattaattgaaaatggccgacttcctgttcggtttcagccatggcgccaagagacttttctttaagttgtgacatgatacaggtgtgtaccggttttcgtgcatctacgtcaaaccgtattgtggggctcgaggcacaaagttttctagggggcgctgttgagccattaggccacacccattaatgcaaaccatgaaatatcaaatttttcgccaggcctggcttggtgcaaaatttggtgacttttggggcacgtttaggaggaaaaaaggccttcctttcatcagaataaaaacaaggataacaaaaaaaactcctacagattcaatagggccttcgcactgtcagtgctcgggccttaattaaagagacaaatctatatgtatataaatatgtcctgtttgaaagggtgtacgatgaagtttcaaaaaacttttcttttccttctaatgttttgtttttacaatttcttcatttcacagaactccaaaagaaaagcataaaagagacagaaaaggtggttcagctgagcaaggcactttggtcactggctgtcagttcatgtgtccatttccattttgtatCCATTAAGAGTATTGATTCTAAAGATTTGTTTCAACTTACTCagtgatttgcatgatttcatttcatctttgcagttgttccacagattaactcatCACTGAGACacaatgggttttgatgtttgttcctACAGGCCGTTTTTTGAAATGACACATtcccctgagattgtgtttattttcttttatttgaaacaacttctggatgtcttgTGGCAACTGATGCTGATTGGCTTTGTGCATGATTTGTATAGTTTTGAAGTCGACCAGATCCTTGAATTTGAGTGttctcagtttgatgaagagtgggtttgttgattctctaaaggccgctttatttacaattcttattgctcttttttgaagtttgaatattgtatccctgtttgttttatatgtgttcccccacacttccacacagcTCAAACATGATCAAGATGTAATAAATCACATGTTGTCTTCTAAGCAGAAAGGTCCACCGTTGCTGCTGTGGCTAGCGGTGAGAGTGACAGGGCTAGTGATGGAGGACTCAAAGGCAGGACGAAGCAGGAAGGTGAAGGTGAGTTTAATCACTTTCTATACAAAACCCCCAAAATGAAAGGTGCAGCAAATACTCTCATGAGCTTAGCAGGGATTTAGGATTTAGAGTGACCTCTTTACTCCTTTTGCGCTGTCATTGGCGACGGTGGGGGAACCTGCAGCTGAGAGCTGGTTTGATGCTCTAAAAAACTTGTGAGTGGTTTATTTAACACAAGGGGACATTTTTAGTGCATCGTTAATTCACCGGGATCATTAAGCGGTGAGCAAACTTGCACTGAAATAGATACGAAAGCAATCTTCTAAATGAAACAAGTGATTTTAAGCCGGATGGCTGGACTGCAGGGCTAATGTTGGTGTTTTAGGGAACTTTGAGTTTCCAGCCTGCTTACGAGCAGATAACCTGAACCTGTGCTTGTTGGGACATTGTAACCATTTTAGAGGTTAAAATTTGAACTTGAATTTGAAgattttttatttcgaacatgcatttaaaaaaaaaagaatataaaaaagtttaaaaaaagcatttagttgtccagcatttagttgtgctactatgtaactatgtactaatagaagtaattataatgcatagtattacattatcattactttgctataatactacaatagaATAGAGaaaaatagacagcaatggtataacaatatacttgattaactatataagagtagatatgctatatacactggttcatatatttacccccaattatatacataaaaataactataaatctatatatcaacatatctacatataactatgaatcaatatatatttattgagatatagatatacagtataaatactgtacgtataatataactcaatatatctatatacatacctacatataacgtacctatatccataatatacatctatatatctacatatattaataaaagtacatatctacatgtttattcgcatctgtattttgcatagaatgtttctttgtatctttttttaaatggtgatatgtttctactttgttttaactccatgttcaggctgttccacagtttcatcCGCAGGTCGAAGTAGGAATTCTTCAGTGTTTGTGCGTCTGTTGAGAACTTTAAAACTTAACTGACCCCTGAGGTTGTAGCTCCCCCTCTTTCAAAAAATACCCCTTGTATATGTCCCGGTAAGGAATTAttctttgctttgaacattagttGTGCTGTATTGAAACTGACAAGAAccagaatatttttttatggTTACGTTGAATTGGTTCACAGAGTCTAACACTTCAATTGTGACATTAGATAACACCTCTCCTCTGTGAGACGAATAAAGACTCGTCTTATCTCACAGAAATCCAGATGCACCTGAACCGGGTGACAAAAAAGTAGCAAGGCATGGAGAACTGTAAATGTTGCACTGGAAAAAAAGGACGAATGATCACGCCAGTGATACGGTGTTTCCTCAAACCAGAGCTTTTACTTATCTCTGTTTAAACCATATTTTACAACAATGCAATCATGGAAATAAAATCCATAGACAAACTACACCAGTATAGATGTACATCTCAAGTACTGT
Coding sequences:
- the LOC133453094 gene encoding angiopoietin-related protein 3-like, whose amino-acid sequence is MRRVMSVLVFVLAAACVPALGAPEPPPETQTRSRFAPLDDVRLLANGLLQLGQSMREFVQRTKTQINDIFRKLNIFDRSFYQLSAMATEIKTEEEELKKTAVVLKANNDEIRGISDEINSKMEKLLQGKSQLQKKVEGLEEKLSSLSLGVMSTMHVAEINSLREVIRSREQSIIQLLNAFREQSEQLNYQSLKIRTLEEKLTASLLAQETSEKTPEKTPEKTPEKTPEKTPDDASSE